The Phyllopteryx taeniolatus isolate TA_2022b chromosome 14, UOR_Ptae_1.2, whole genome shotgun sequence genome has a window encoding:
- the LOC133488949 gene encoding GRAM domain-containing protein 2A-like isoform X2, which yields MSLKNRKFSLDSSVCQDAAGRFNSRRGSNQKLITKYTNLEDSGLTIQELNENLNENVTVREKTSAEECIDRRDGLVSNNSFNKHNKHFHKLFQEIPEGENPIHTFICALQKEVLYHGKLFISENYVCFFSSVLLKETKVLIPISSIQEVKKHGSAFSMLSIQTADDEKYFLISVKNREMCYNLLQRVYSHVQASVPVHT from the exons ATGAGTCTGAAGAACAGGAAGTTCTCACTGGACAGCTCTGT CTGTCAGGATGCAGCGGGACGCTTCAACAGCCGCAGAGGCTCCAACCAGAAGCTCATTACTAAATACACAAATCTAGAGGATAGTGGACTGACTATCCAGGAACTAAATGAAAACCTCAACGAGAACGTAACCGTCAG GGAGAAGACTTCAGCGGAGGAATGCATTGACCGGCGAGATGGGCTTGTCAGCAACAAT AGTTTcaacaaacacaataaacacTTCCACAAACTATTTCAAGAAATCCCTGAAGGAGAGAACCCGATTCATA CTTTCATTTGCGCACTGCAGAAGGAAGTGCTTTACCATGGAAAACTCTTTATTTCTGAAAATTATGTGTGTTTCTTCTCGTCCGTCCTGCTCAAAGAGACCAAG GTGCTGATCCCAATATCCAGCATTCAGGAGGTGAAGAAACATGGCTCAGCTTTTTCCATGCTGTCGATACAAACTGCTGACGACGAGAAG TACTTTTTAATTTCTGTGAAGAACCGAGAGATGTGCTACAATCTCCTCCAGCGCGTCTACTCACATGTACAGGCGAGTGTGCCTGTACATACATAA
- the LOC133488949 gene encoding GRAM domain-containing protein 2B-like isoform X1 codes for MKSAQLHCVYTLLTILTHLRLCVRVCECVCVCVLCFHHESEEQEVLTGQLCVLLNPFFSVVSCQDAAGRFNSRRGSNQKLITKYTNLEDSGLTIQELNENLNENVTVREKTSAEECIDRRDGLVSNNSFNKHNKHFHKLFQEIPEGENPIHTFICALQKEVLYHGKLFISENYVCFFSSVLLKETKVLIPISSIQEVKKHGSAFSMLSIQTADDEKYFLISVKNREMCYNLLQRVYSHVQASVPVHT; via the exons ATGAAGTCCGCACAGTTGCATTGTGTTTatacacttttgacaattttgactcATTTGAGAttatgtgtgagagtgtgtgagtgcgtttgtgtgtgtgtgttatgtttcCACCATGAGTCTGAAGAACAGGAAGTTCTCACTGGACAGCTCTGT GTTTTGTTGAATCCATTCTTCTCTGTGGTCAGCTGTCAGGATGCAGCGGGACGCTTCAACAGCCGCAGAGGCTCCAACCAGAAGCTCATTACTAAATACACAAATCTAGAGGATAGTGGACTGACTATCCAGGAACTAAATGAAAACCTCAACGAGAACGTAACCGTCAG GGAGAAGACTTCAGCGGAGGAATGCATTGACCGGCGAGATGGGCTTGTCAGCAACAAT AGTTTcaacaaacacaataaacacTTCCACAAACTATTTCAAGAAATCCCTGAAGGAGAGAACCCGATTCATA CTTTCATTTGCGCACTGCAGAAGGAAGTGCTTTACCATGGAAAACTCTTTATTTCTGAAAATTATGTGTGTTTCTTCTCGTCCGTCCTGCTCAAAGAGACCAAG GTGCTGATCCCAATATCCAGCATTCAGGAGGTGAAGAAACATGGCTCAGCTTTTTCCATGCTGTCGATACAAACTGCTGACGACGAGAAG TACTTTTTAATTTCTGTGAAGAACCGAGAGATGTGCTACAATCTCCTCCAGCGCGTCTACTCACATGTACAGGCGAGTGTGCCTGTACATACATAA